A single Bacteroidota bacterium DNA region contains:
- a CDS encoding Tex family protein, producing MKENFAHIIALEMNLKASQVVNTVRLLDEGATVPFIARYRKEMTGSLDEVMIIKIRDRLHQLKELEKRRETVIHTIREQGNLTEELEKQIQDASTMSELEDIYLPYKPKRKTRGTIAKARGLEPLAKMIMAQIYADIDVRALAFVDAEKDVPAVDDAINGALDIIAEWVNEHKRTREELRQLFFRQSVIKCKVIKGKETEGQKYQTYFEHEEALAKSPSHRILAMLRGENEKFLSVSIYPPEDMAISILEGIFVKNNNPSSLWVNQALRDSYKRLLQPSLETEMRNWAKDRADEKAISVFADNLRQLLMAPPLGRKNILAIDPGFKTGCKVVCLDNQGNLVHNETIYPHPPVLETRRAMGKIETLVNAYDIEAIAVGNGTAGRETEDFIKQIRFSKDLIAVMVDESGASVYSASDIAREEFPDYDVTVRGAVSIGRRLMDPLAELVKIDPQSIGVGQYQHDVNQPALQQSLEDTVVSCVNQVGVEVNTASKEILTYVSGVGPSLAKNIVEHRKQHGDFHSREELKKVTRFGDKAFEQAAGFLRIHDAINPLDRSAVHPESYDIVQRMAGSVNATVEELMKNSELRTRIDIEQFITETTGLPTLHDIMDELAKPGRDPRKKFEMFEFDKNIHTIEDLISGQVLPGIVTNITAFGIFVDIGIHQAGLVHISQLSDHYVKDPGQVVKLHQKVNVKVLEVDKERGRIQLTMKGLEQKRYAK from the coding sequence ATGAAAGAAAACTTTGCACATATCATTGCGCTTGAGATGAATCTAAAAGCTTCACAGGTGGTGAACACCGTGAGGCTGCTCGACGAAGGAGCCACAGTTCCATTCATTGCCCGTTACCGGAAGGAGATGACAGGAAGCCTTGATGAGGTGATGATCATAAAAATAAGGGACAGGCTTCATCAGCTAAAGGAATTGGAAAAACGGCGCGAAACCGTCATCCATACGATCAGGGAGCAGGGAAATCTGACCGAAGAGCTGGAAAAGCAAATTCAGGATGCCTCTACCATGTCCGAACTTGAAGATATTTATCTTCCCTATAAACCAAAGCGAAAGACACGCGGCACTATCGCCAAAGCCCGCGGACTGGAGCCACTAGCGAAAATGATCATGGCCCAGATTTATGCCGACATTGATGTCAGAGCCTTGGCTTTTGTGGATGCCGAAAAGGATGTTCCTGCTGTTGATGATGCCATCAACGGCGCTCTGGATATCATCGCCGAATGGGTCAATGAACATAAAAGAACACGTGAGGAACTCCGGCAGTTATTTTTCCGTCAGTCTGTGATTAAATGTAAAGTCATTAAAGGTAAGGAAACCGAAGGGCAGAAATATCAGACCTATTTTGAACATGAAGAAGCCCTGGCTAAGTCACCCTCACACCGTATTTTGGCTATGTTAAGGGGTGAAAATGAAAAATTCCTTTCCGTTTCCATTTATCCTCCCGAAGATATGGCTATTTCGATCCTGGAAGGGATATTTGTAAAAAATAACAATCCTTCATCACTGTGGGTCAATCAGGCGCTGAGAGATAGTTATAAAAGGCTGCTGCAGCCCTCGCTTGAGACTGAAATGCGTAATTGGGCCAAGGACAGGGCTGATGAAAAAGCCATTAGCGTGTTTGCCGACAACCTACGGCAGCTTTTAATGGCTCCGCCACTTGGCCGGAAAAATATTCTCGCCATCGATCCGGGCTTTAAAACCGGATGCAAAGTGGTATGCCTGGATAATCAGGGTAACCTCGTGCATAATGAGACCATCTATCCTCATCCTCCTGTGCTTGAAACCAGAAGGGCTATGGGCAAAATAGAGACACTCGTCAATGCCTATGATATCGAAGCCATAGCTGTTGGCAATGGAACGGCAGGGCGTGAAACTGAGGATTTTATCAAGCAGATACGGTTTTCGAAAGATCTCATTGCCGTGATGGTGGACGAAAGCGGAGCGTCGGTTTATTCGGCTTCCGATATCGCCAGGGAGGAATTTCCCGATTACGATGTAACGGTCCGTGGTGCGGTATCAATTGGTCGCAGGCTCATGGATCCACTCGCAGAGTTAGTCAAAATCGATCCTCAATCGATAGGTGTGGGGCAATACCAGCATGATGTCAATCAACCTGCCCTCCAGCAAAGCCTCGAAGATACCGTGGTGAGTTGTGTGAACCAGGTAGGAGTGGAGGTGAATACAGCCAGTAAGGAAATTCTGACTTATGTCTCCGGTGTTGGCCCCTCACTCGCCAAAAACATCGTTGAACACCGGAAACAACACGGTGATTTTCATTCACGTGAAGAGTTGAAGAAGGTAACACGTTTCGGCGACAAGGCCTTCGAGCAGGCTGCAGGATTCCTCCGGATACACGATGCCATCAATCCCCTCGACCGCAGCGCTGTCCATCCTGAAAGCTATGATATCGTCCAACGTATGGCCGGAAGTGTCAATGCCACTGTCGAAGAGCTGATGAAAAATTCCGAACTCAGAACACGCATTGATATAGAGCAGTTTATAACTGAAACAACCGGCTTACCTACCCTTCATGATATAATGGATGAACTGGCCAAGCCGGGACGGGATCCAAGGAAGAAATTTGAGATGTTTGAATTTGATAAAAACATCCATACCATTGAAGATCTGATATCAGGGCAGGTTTTACCAGGCATTGTCACTAATATAACAGCATTTGGCATTTTCGTGGATATCGGCATCCATCAGGCGGGACTTGTACACATCAGCCAGCTTTCCGATCATTATGTCAAAGATCCCGGCCAGGTTGTAAAACTGCATCAGAAAGTAAACGTTAAAGTACTGGAAGTGGATAAGGAAAGAGGCCGGATACAACTGACGATGAAAGGTTTGGAGCAGAAACGGTATGCAAAATAA
- a CDS encoding cupin domain-containing protein: protein MKDAAYWKQKLKMMPHPEGGYYKETYRSAEVLPASVLPKRFRGSRRFSTAIYFLLESGDISLFHRIKSEEIWHFYEGAPLHLHLIDKEGKYSSVVLGHDPDNDESLQVVVPAETWLGAKVIGEGTYTLTGCTVSPGFDFKDFELGVRKELILSYPQHRSVIEELTKA, encoded by the coding sequence ATGAAAGACGCAGCGTACTGGAAACAAAAGTTAAAGATGATGCCCCATCCTGAAGGAGGGTATTACAAAGAAACATACCGGTCGGCAGAGGTGTTACCTGCCTCAGTTTTACCTAAAAGGTTTCGCGGCAGCCGCCGTTTTTCAACAGCCATCTACTTTTTACTCGAAAGTGGCGACATTTCACTGTTCCACCGCATTAAATCGGAGGAGATATGGCATTTTTATGAGGGCGCTCCGTTACATCTCCATTTGATCGATAAAGAGGGTAAGTATTCATCTGTCGTACTTGGCCATGACCCTGATAATGACGAGAGTCTGCAGGTGGTGGTTCCTGCTGAGACATGGCTGGGAGCAAAGGTCATAGGCGAAGGGACATATACCCTAACCGGATGCACTGTTTCCCCGGGATTTGACTTCAAGGATTTTGAATTGGGAGTGCGTAAGGAACTCATCCTATCTTATCCACAACATAGATCTGTGATCGAAGAGCTGACGAAGGCTTAA
- a CDS encoding outer membrane beta-barrel protein encodes MRFRQIILFYILTAYCLLPTADYSTAQVFKAAFIGGFNLSQVDGDEVYGFHKAGLNAGAAVIWPFSERFELTIETIFSQKGSYQKPQFNDSLSGEYKLKLQYLEGPILFHYNDKGIISFGLGLSWGRLIGVEEYEHGNRVTTTTLLNGPYSLNDFDAMADVRFRIWKRLKGNVRYTYSLVPIRTREFHPPGNDPWTRYQYNNFWTVRLIYIINEKQSDRIRNKNRGK; translated from the coding sequence ATGCGATTCAGGCAAATAATCTTATTTTATATTCTTACCGCCTACTGCCTACTGCCGACTGCCGACTATTCTACTGCCCAGGTCTTCAAGGCAGCTTTCATCGGTGGCTTCAACCTGTCGCAGGTGGATGGCGATGAGGTGTATGGATTTCATAAGGCTGGTTTAAATGCCGGCGCAGCTGTTATATGGCCATTCAGCGAACGGTTTGAGTTAACGATAGAAACTATCTTCAGCCAAAAGGGCTCTTACCAAAAACCACAGTTTAATGATTCGCTGAGTGGGGAATACAAGCTGAAACTCCAGTACCTTGAAGGGCCCATATTGTTTCATTATAATGATAAAGGCATTATTAGTTTTGGCCTTGGTCTGTCTTGGGGCCGGCTGATAGGTGTGGAGGAATATGAACATGGCAACCGGGTGACGACAACGACGCTTTTGAATGGCCCTTATAGCCTGAATGACTTCGATGCCATGGCAGATGTCAGATTCCGCATCTGGAAAAGGCTCAAGGGCAATGTGAGGTATACCTATTCTTTAGTGCCCATTCGCACAAGGGAGTTTCATCCACCAGGCAACGATCCCTGGACACGCTACCAGTACAACAACTTCTGGACGGTGAGGCTCATATATATCATCAACGAAAAGCAATCGGATCGGATAAGAAATAAGAACCGGGGGAAATAA
- a CDS encoding 3-dehydroquinate dehydratase produces the protein MKICIIDGPNLNLTGVREKQIYGSESLEDYLQNLRKEYSDLIIDYYQSNIEGEIINKLHEAGFSCDGIILNAGGYTHTSVAIADAVRAVTAPVVEVHLSNIFAREDFRHKSLIGPYAVGIIAGFGMDSYRLAIESFISMSFKNYHYCPTKF, from the coding sequence ATGAAAATCTGCATCATTGACGGTCCCAATCTTAACCTCACAGGCGTGAGAGAGAAACAGATATATGGCAGTGAATCCCTTGAAGATTATCTTCAAAACCTTAGAAAGGAATATTCTGACCTGATTATTGATTATTACCAGAGCAACATAGAAGGAGAGATCATCAATAAACTTCATGAGGCAGGTTTTTCATGTGATGGAATTATTCTGAATGCCGGAGGGTATACGCATACTTCAGTCGCTATTGCTGATGCAGTAAGGGCAGTGACGGCTCCCGTTGTAGAAGTTCATCTGTCGAACATTTTTGCCAGGGAGGATTTCAGGCATAAATCACTCATCGGACCTTATGCTGTGGGGATTATAGCCGGATTTGGTATGGATTCGTACAGATTGGCTATTGAAAGTTTCATTTCTATGTCTTTCAAAAACTATCACTATTGTCCGACTAAATTCTGA
- a CDS encoding FprA family A-type flavoprotein, whose protein sequence is MYKPIHLIGNIYWVGVNDRRIHLFENIWPVEKGVSYNAYIIRDKKTALIDTVEEGKANELLDKAAMILGEKESPDYLVINHLEPDHSGAIRAVVSRYPDIRIVGNKTTFKILNQYYGINDHLIAIENNPVLDLGEYRLTFMLTPMLHWPETMMTYDEKDRILFSGDAFGSFGTLDGGITDEELNMAFYEDEIRRYYSNIVGKYWNPVQRALSSLEGKEIRIIAPTHGPVWRKDVSRIVAMYEKWSRFESDKGVVIVFGSMYGHTEKMADTIARALCEEGIRDIRVYDSSKTHASYILSDIFRYKGVILGSSAYNSVIFPPMEGLLSKILNTGIKNRLLGIFGSATWGGGGVKAIEEFAKKIQWEVIAPSVQAKGSPDFSDLEKCEVIGRSMAMKLCC, encoded by the coding sequence ATGTATAAACCCATACACCTAATCGGAAATATATACTGGGTGGGCGTCAATGACAGGCGTATACACCTTTTTGAAAATATCTGGCCTGTTGAAAAGGGAGTTTCATATAACGCCTATATCATCAGAGATAAAAAAACGGCTTTGATTGATACTGTTGAAGAAGGAAAAGCCAATGAGCTTTTGGACAAGGCCGCAATGATTCTGGGTGAGAAAGAGAGCCCGGACTATCTGGTCATCAACCACCTGGAGCCTGACCATTCAGGAGCTATCAGGGCTGTTGTCAGCAGATATCCTGACATCAGGATCGTCGGCAATAAGACGACTTTCAAGATATTGAACCAGTATTATGGGATAAATGATCATCTCATCGCTATCGAAAACAATCCTGTTCTCGATCTCGGCGAATACCGGCTCACATTCATGCTCACACCTATGCTTCATTGGCCTGAAACGATGATGACCTATGATGAAAAAGACAGGATATTGTTCTCAGGCGATGCATTCGGAAGTTTTGGAACACTGGATGGCGGCATTACCGATGAAGAGCTGAACATGGCCTTTTATGAAGATGAGATACGACGCTATTATTCGAATATCGTAGGCAAATACTGGAATCCGGTACAGCGCGCTTTGTCATCCCTGGAGGGAAAGGAGATCAGAATCATCGCTCCTACTCACGGGCCTGTTTGGCGCAAGGATGTCAGCAGGATTGTTGCCATGTATGAAAAATGGAGCCGCTTTGAATCGGATAAAGGAGTCGTTATCGTCTTCGGATCGATGTATGGCCATACCGAAAAAATGGCCGATACTATTGCCCGTGCACTTTGTGAAGAGGGCATCAGGGATATCCGGGTCTACGACTCATCCAAAACCCATGCATCCTATATCCTGAGTGACATTTTCCGTTACAAAGGTGTTATTCTTGGCAGCAGCGCTTATAATAGCGTCATCTTCCCGCCTATGGAGGGTCTGCTAAGCAAGATATTGAATACCGGCATAAAAAACCGGCTGCTGGGTATCTTTGGTTCAGCCACATGGGGTGGCGGCGGAGTGAAAGCCATTGAAGAGTTTGCCAAAAAAATCCAATGGGAGGTCATAGCCCCATCTGTGCAGGCTAAAGGTTCTCCCGATTTTTCCGATCTTGAAAAATGCGAGGTCATCGGAAGAAGCATGGCTATGAAGCTCTGTTGTTAA
- a CDS encoding DUF434 domain-containing protein codes for MNTSNSVLLTDVFKTAAADYVSWLEKKYPQKTILKLVGDRYALSSIQRSVLYRGITTKGNSAKRKSRLIHEHDIVKKVLHIDAFNVLITIVSYINGQTVFISTDGLLRDCTEAHGKSVKPEILDKVLDLIMQYIASIPVAEAIFYVDEPVNQSADIFNRIETMVQNHSISGKALLLKSPDILIKNLNHGICASSDSVIIDKSAIPIFDLPYHCISHHYNPKFIDLSVLFIS; via the coding sequence ATGAATACCAGTAACTCTGTACTGCTGACCGATGTCTTTAAAACGGCTGCGGCTGACTATGTTTCATGGCTGGAGAAAAAATATCCCCAGAAAACCATCCTCAAACTCGTCGGTGACCGCTATGCACTCAGCAGTATCCAACGGAGCGTACTTTATAGGGGGATCACAACAAAAGGAAATAGTGCCAAAAGAAAATCCCGTCTGATTCATGAGCACGATATAGTAAAAAAAGTGCTTCATATCGATGCCTTTAATGTCCTTATCACAATTGTCAGCTACATTAATGGTCAAACAGTTTTCATCAGTACTGATGGTTTACTGCGTGATTGCACCGAAGCTCACGGCAAATCCGTCAAACCTGAAATCCTTGATAAAGTGCTGGATTTGATCATGCAATATATTGCATCCATACCTGTCGCAGAAGCAATTTTCTATGTTGATGAACCTGTAAATCAAAGTGCAGATATCTTTAATAGAATTGAGACGATGGTACAAAATCATTCTATCTCAGGTAAGGCTCTGTTACTCAAATCCCCGGATATTTTGATTAAAAACCTGAATCATGGTATCTGTGCATCCTCCGATTCAGTGATTATCGACAAATCCGCCATTCCAATATTTGATCTCCCCTATCATTGCATTTCTCATCATTATAATCCAAAATTTATTGACCTCAGTGTTCTTTTCATATCATAA
- a CDS encoding gamma-glutamyl-gamma-aminobutyrate hydrolase family protein (Members of this family of hydrolases with an active site Cys residue belong to MEROPS family C26.) produces the protein MQGCNSNTVDGKITIAISKGGPEENYKAYGEWLQKNNPSIMWMDLSQMTLDKAVSTLEKCSGLLLSGGGDVNPAKYSQPDKRAICEDIDDNRDTLELALIKKAMELKMPILAICRGHQILNVYQGGTLVPDISSFPAMSVQHRCEDKIKCFHSISISDGSILKAITGQSSAIVNSSHHQAVAILASPFKVTALSTDGMMEAFEWKDTLDRSPLLSVQWHPERLPDSLDIMSRPIAQFFLSKAISYSQQQK, from the coding sequence ATGCAGGGTTGTAACAGCAACACCGTTGATGGCAAAATCACTATCGCCATCTCAAAGGGTGGTCCGGAGGAGAATTATAAAGCATATGGGGAATGGCTGCAAAAGAATAATCCATCTATTATGTGGATGGATTTATCGCAGATGACATTAGATAAAGCTGTCAGCACCCTTGAAAAATGTTCAGGCCTTTTACTTTCTGGCGGAGGTGATGTGAATCCAGCTAAATATAGCCAACCAGATAAAAGGGCAATCTGTGAAGATATTGATGATAACAGGGATACGTTGGAGCTTGCCCTTATCAAAAAAGCCATGGAGTTAAAAATGCCCATCCTGGCGATATGCCGTGGTCATCAGATTCTTAATGTTTACCAGGGAGGCACACTCGTGCCGGATATATCTTCCTTTCCCGCAATGTCAGTTCAGCACCGCTGTGAGGACAAAATAAAATGCTTTCATAGCATTTCGATCTCCGATGGGTCCATACTCAAAGCCATCACAGGTCAGTCATCTGCAATTGTCAACAGCAGCCATCACCAAGCCGTTGCCATACTGGCTTCGCCTTTCAAAGTAACGGCACTATCGACGGACGGTATGATGGAAGCTTTTGAGTGGAAAGATACTCTTGACAGATCGCCGCTACTCTCTGTTCAATGGCATCCTGAACGTTTGCCGGATTCGCTGGACATCATGTCACGACCTATCGCCCAGTTCTTTCTTAGCAAAGCAATCAGTTACTCTCAACAGCAAAAATGA
- a CDS encoding TonB-dependent receptor has product MKKIAYLLRVLAFAPLACYAQFGISGIVTDNATGESLSGAHLILKETFKNTVSDPTGHYRFTDLKKGSYVLIVSYVGYLTLEQKLDLQNTLTVNIALESSPIMEDVVIIQSTRANVKSPDTYTNISKKAINEINLGRDLPYILSSTPSLTINSDAGNGVGYTSMQIRGTDMTRINVTINGIPLNDPESQNVFWVDLPELSSSIDNIQVQRGVGTSTNGAAAFGASVNIQTTTVETEPYARIDGTFGSFNTLKNNIMVGTGLLKNKFTFNARLSKISSDGYIDRASSDLKSYFVSGGFYGNKTIFKINVFSGDEKTYQAWEGIPSDILDTNRTYNPAGKYINDNGQVRYYDNQTDNYKQDHFQLLLSQEIGKCFLVNLAAHYTKGKGYYESYMTDQKLLKYGEDVFVSDSGVTRSDLIRQKWLDNDFSGMTFSLLYDNHKRIKLTFGGAWSTYNGDHYGFVIWAKDALITDKDRPYYKNIGRKSDGNIYLKAEYTLAKKINLFADMQLRMIDYSIKGTHDNLANIDQQPHFDFFNPKTGVLYEFSDRHKAYFSFGIAHREPNRRNYLDADPGHIPASEKLFDYELGYDLSLSKAKFGINLYYMNYKNQLVLTGEINNVGDPIMVNVPESYRIGAEITAGARIMKNLEWDANITLSRNKIHDFTEYIDNWDSGMQDSTYNGTTDLSFSPEIIFHNLFRYEPVKNLTLTLESTYIGKQYIDNTSNDNHILEPYFLNNFRINYSIVTPVIRNINITLMANNIFNTDYETNAWIYKYNYEGRELYVDGYFPQAGINFMAGLTLLF; this is encoded by the coding sequence ATGAAAAAGATTGCCTATCTATTGAGGGTATTGGCTTTTGCTCCATTAGCCTGCTATGCCCAATTTGGAATTTCCGGGATTGTAACGGATAATGCAACAGGTGAAAGCCTATCAGGTGCGCATTTAATCCTGAAGGAAACATTTAAAAACACTGTCTCTGATCCGACAGGGCATTACCGGTTCACCGATTTGAAAAAGGGAAGTTATGTGTTAATTGTTTCCTATGTAGGCTACCTTACATTGGAACAAAAATTAGATTTACAGAACACGCTCACAGTGAATATAGCGCTAGAGTCAAGCCCAATCATGGAGGATGTCGTTATCATCCAATCAACCCGCGCCAATGTGAAGTCGCCTGACACCTATACCAACATCTCAAAAAAAGCTATTAATGAAATTAACCTGGGTAGGGATTTACCCTACATATTGAGTTCCACACCTTCGCTGACCATTAATTCAGACGCTGGTAACGGAGTCGGATATACCAGCATGCAAATACGCGGTACCGACATGACCAGGATAAATGTCACAATTAACGGTATACCATTAAATGATCCTGAATCACAGAATGTGTTCTGGGTTGATTTACCTGAACTGTCATCTTCAATAGATAATATTCAGGTGCAACGCGGGGTTGGTACATCAACAAACGGAGCAGCAGCATTTGGCGCCAGTGTCAACATACAGACGACCACGGTGGAAACTGAACCCTATGCGCGCATTGATGGCACCTTTGGATCATTCAACACGCTTAAAAACAACATAATGGTCGGAACAGGGCTCCTCAAAAATAAATTTACTTTTAATGCCCGGCTTTCAAAAATATCCTCCGATGGTTATATCGACAGGGCTTCATCTGACCTTAAGTCCTATTTTGTCTCTGGCGGTTTCTATGGGAACAAGACCATTTTTAAGATCAACGTGTTTTCAGGCGACGAGAAAACTTACCAGGCATGGGAAGGCATACCTTCTGATATCCTTGACACAAACAGGACGTACAATCCGGCGGGTAAATATATTAATGACAATGGCCAGGTTAGATATTACGACAATCAAACCGACAATTATAAACAGGATCACTTTCAGCTGCTTCTGTCGCAGGAGATTGGGAAATGTTTTCTGGTTAATCTTGCAGCGCATTATACCAAAGGCAAAGGGTATTATGAAAGTTATATGACAGATCAGAAGTTGTTAAAATATGGTGAAGATGTGTTCGTGTCCGATAGTGGTGTCACCAGGTCAGATCTAATACGGCAGAAATGGCTTGACAATGACTTTAGCGGCATGACATTCTCGTTACTTTATGATAACCACAAACGCATAAAATTAACTTTTGGCGGAGCATGGAGTACATATAATGGCGATCATTATGGATTTGTCATCTGGGCAAAAGATGCCCTTATCACAGATAAAGACAGGCCTTACTATAAAAACATAGGCAGGAAGAGTGATGGTAATATCTATCTGAAAGCCGAATATACACTGGCGAAAAAAATCAATCTCTTTGCTGACATGCAGCTTAGAATGATAGATTATTCCATAAAGGGAACACATGATAATTTGGCAAACATTGACCAGCAGCCACACTTTGACTTTTTCAATCCCAAGACCGGTGTATTGTATGAGTTCAGCGACCGGCACAAGGCCTATTTCTCCTTCGGCATAGCCCATCGTGAACCCAACCGCAGAAATTATCTTGATGCCGACCCCGGTCATATCCCTGCTTCTGAAAAGCTGTTCGACTATGAGCTGGGTTATGACCTGTCCCTGTCAAAAGCAAAGTTTGGGATTAACTTATATTATATGAACTACAAAAATCAGCTTGTGTTAACCGGTGAAATAAACAATGTTGGGGATCCTATCATGGTCAATGTTCCGGAAAGCTACCGTATAGGCGCTGAAATCACCGCTGGTGCCAGGATTATGAAGAACCTCGAGTGGGATGCCAATATCACTCTGAGCCGGAATAAGATCCATGACTTCACAGAATACATTGACAATTGGGATAGCGGCATGCAGGACAGCACTTATAACGGCACAACAGATCTCTCATTTTCTCCAGAGATTATTTTTCACAACCTGTTTCGCTATGAACCTGTTAAAAATCTGACACTGACGCTGGAATCCACTTACATAGGAAAACAATATATTGATAATACCTCAAACGACAATCATATCCTGGAACCTTATTTCCTCAATAATTTCAGAATAAACTACAGTATTGTTACTCCGGTAATCAGAAATATAAATATAACACTGATGGCCAATAACATCTTCAATACAGATTATGAAACGAATGCCTGGATATATAAATATAATTATGAAGGGCGTGAACTTTATGTGGATGGGTATTTCCCTCAGGCAGGTATAAACTTCATGGCCGGATTGACGCTTCTGTTTTGA